Proteins from one Setaria italica strain Yugu1 chromosome V, Setaria_italica_v2.0, whole genome shotgun sequence genomic window:
- the LOC101767351 gene encoding uncharacterized protein LOC101767351 codes for MATAPAFTGNLKKALAGLRRINLDGLRWRVFDAKGQVLGRLASQIAVVLQGKDKPTYAPHVENGDMCIVLNAKDISVTGRKMTDKIYYWHTGYIGHLKERRLKDQMEKDPTEVIRKAVLRMLPRNRLRDDRDRKLRIFSGNEHPFHDRALEPFVMPPRQVREMRPRARRALIRAQKKEQANRTKEEEDAKNTKAEATA; via the exons ATGGCTACGGCGCCGGCGTTCACCGGTAACCTGAAG AAAGCACTTGCAGGTTTAAGGAGAATCAATTTAGATGGTCTGCGCTGGCGTGTGTTTGATGCAAAGGGTCAG GTGCTTGGACGGTTGGCATCCCAAATAGCTGTTGTGCTACAGGGCAAGGATAAACCAACGTATGCACCACATGTGGAAAATGGAGACATGTGCATTGTGCTTAATGCCAAGGATATCAGTGTTACAGGAAGAAAAATGACTGACAAGATTTACTACTGGCACACAGG GTATATTGGCCACCTAAAGGAAAGAAGGCTCAAGGACCAGATGGAAAAAGACCCAACTGAAGTGATTCGCAAAGCTGTCCTGCGCATGCTTCCTCGCAACAGATTGCGTGAT GACAGGGATCGCAAGCTGAGGATATTTTCTGGAAATGAGCATCCATTCCATGACCGCGCTCTTGAACCTTTTGTGATGCCGCCCCGGCAAGTACGCGAGATGCGCCCTCGTGCAAGGCGTGCATTAATAAGAGCCCAAAAAAAAGAGCAGGCAAACAGaaccaaggaggaagaagatgctaAGAATACCAAAGCTGAGGCTACTGCATAG
- the LOC101767748 gene encoding pentatricopeptide repeat-containing protein At3g02650, mitochondrial — translation MWRSRARALLLLRSSIPRSPPQQPPPHPARSLTRGPPPRLLSRFLSSSPDPIPDANSSSADPFPEASSPTAATPDDGTEAGEDSLSSMWEEAGDADDIFASPGGADAVADEEEVARVRDVVESTPEDKIASTLADMVVDFNEPLLAAVLLAADQCSCKKLISLFNYAAKNNPATKSLSNLEILVGKVADSDEIDKMDAYLLWDSVKEIGSVPGSVSTPLLNEMIAIFWKLEKSKAALEVFAKFDEFGCTPDSNSYYLAIEAARKKSMFRSACEVCEKMIGSGCFPNCEKVGRILTFLCDGKKVKVAHSLYLAAKEKKIQIPKSALDFLVSALARNDETVGTALELLEEYQGESLKHAGKSFATVVHALCRTNKLEDANNLLTRMVQLEEYQGESLKDAGKTFATVIHGLCRKKKLEDAKKLLLRMVDLGPAPGKAVFNFVITALSKQGEMEDAKGLLRLMENEGVSPDIYTYSVLMSGYAKGGMIDEAHALLREAKKIHLKLNRVSYHILIRGYCKMEEFEKAIECLKEMRKDGLLPNVDEYDKLIQSLCLKALDWRRAEKLLEEMEDSGLCLKGISRSLIAAVKELEGEEMQSKSSLEA, via the coding sequence atgtGGCGTTCGCGAGCTcgtgctctcctcctcctccgctcctccatTCCCAgatcgccgccgcagcagccaccaccacaTCCCGCTCGGTCCCTGACCCGAGGTCCACCTCCGCGCCTTCTCTcccgcttcctctcctcctccccggatCCCATCCCCGATGCCAATTCCTCCTCGGCCGACCCCTTTCCCGAAGCCTCCTCTCCGACCGCGGCTACTCCAGATGATGGCACCGAGGCGGGAGAAGACAGCTTGAGCTCGATGTGGGAGGAGGCTGGGGACGCCGACGACATCTTCGCTTCCCCCGGCGGCGCTGACGCCGTAGCCGACGAAGAGGAGGTCGCCCGCGTCCGCGACGTCGTGGAGTCCACCCCCGAGGACAAGATCGCCTCCACCCTCGCCGACATGGTCGTGGACTTCAACGAGCCGCtcctcgccgctgtcctccTTGCTGCCGACCAATGTTCCTGTAAGAAGCTGATATCCCTGTTCAACTATGCCGCGAAGAACAACCCTGCGACCAAGAGCCTCTCGAATCTTGAGATCCTCGTGGGCAAGGTAGCGGATTCTGATGAGATTGACAAGATGGACGCGTACTTGCTTTGGGATTCAGTCAAGGAAATTGGCTCTGTACCAGGATCAGTAAGCACACCGTTGTTGAATGAAATGATTGCTATATTTTGGAAGCTTGAGAAGTCGAAGGCAGCTCTGGAGGTGTTTGCCAAGTTCGATGAGTTCGGTTGTACTCCGGACAGTAACAGCTATTATCTGGCTATTGAAGCAGCACGAAAGAAGTCCATGTTCCGTTCTGCTTGTGAAGTTTGTGAGAAGATGATTGGCTCTGGCTGCTTCCCTAATTGTGAGAAGGTTGGCAGGATTTTGACTTTCCTTTGCGATGGGAAGAAGGTGAAGGTGGCACATTCATTATACCTAGCAgcgaaggagaagaagattCAGATCCCAAAATCAGCCTTGGATTTCCTTGTTAGTGCTTTGGCAAGGAATGATGAGACCGTAGGAACTGCTCTGGAGCTGCTGGAAGAGTACCAAGGGGAGTCACTTAAGCATGCAGGCAAGTCCTTTGCCACTGTTGTACATGCTTTATGTAGGACAAACAAACTGGAGGATGCAAATAATTTGTTGACAAGGATGGTGCAGCTTGAAGAGTACCAAGGGGAGTCTCTTAAGGATGCAGGCAAGACATTTGCCACAGTTATACATGGTCTGTgcaggaaaaagaaattggagGACGCGAAGAAATTGTTGCTGAGGATGGTAGATCTTGGCCCAGCTCCTGGTAAAGCAGTGTTTAATTTTGTCATCACAGCATTGTCAAAACAGGGAGAGATGGAGGATGCAAAGGGTTTGTTGAGATTGATGGAGAACGAAGGGGTTAGTCCTGATATTTATACTTACAGTGTGCTCATGAGTGGCTACGCGAAAGGGGGCATGATTGATGAAGCCCATGCTCTACTTCGTGAAGCTAAGAAGATTCATCTGAAATTGAACAGGGTCAGTTATCACATTCTTATCCGTGGATACTGCAAGATGGAGGAGTTTGAGAAGGCCATTGAGTGCCTAAAGGAGATGAGGAAAGATGGGTTGCTGCCAAATGTGGATGAGTATGACAAACTGATTCAATCATTGTGTCTCAAGGCTTTGGATTGGAGAAGAGCTGAGAAACTCCTGGAGGAAATGGAGGATAGTGGTTTGTGCCTTAAGGGTATAAGTCGCAGCCTCATAGCTGCAGTCAAGGAGTTGGAAGGGGAGGAAATGCAGTCAAAGTCAAGCCTGGAAGCATAA